The Arachis hypogaea cultivar Tifrunner chromosome 19, arahy.Tifrunner.gnm2.J5K5, whole genome shotgun sequence genome has a window encoding:
- the LOC112775978 gene encoding embryogenesis-associated protein EMB8 isoform X2, with amino-acid sequence MEWFGDCSFRLDSPPDSPCNAYRLLLRSLSLIPVSHYLIAAAISLITFLYNFIECHFLQDLFSGFAGDPIHLTYHPSSIIYEAVVSKCRILHGRYLATPWLASPHVQTCFLNFFGRPPRFSYRRQLFNTPDGGTIALDWLTSSDVSGDVLRTNDVSIDESTPIVVVIPGLTSDSSSAYLKHLAYHTAKCGWNIVISNHRGLGGVSITSDCFYNAGWTEDVRTVVKYLHNEHPRTPLFLVGTSIGANVLVKYLGEEGENLPVAGAVAICSPWDLLVSDRFISRRRVQKFYDRALAFGLKGYAKLHQPHFSRLANWEGIEKSLSIRDFDHHATRVVGKYETVDTYYRRCSSASYVQSVSIPLLCISALDDPVCTKEAIPWDECRANKNIVLATPKHGGHLAFFEGITGSRLWWVRATNEFLDVLHSSEYMHVQKKISKPSTPLVTSIDQGPYVNVTDDGMVAALNNEPSTDNVEELHAIQEDSTHGKVLEDKVNEKDDPVANAKRGGSSSMAQTSSAHDSVLNDVITPFKTYLGPLTRQSRWSTWLLVYIAIATSWPLVGSALQIVFGKKLRKTSRGGSVRR; translated from the exons ATGGAGTGGTTCGGTGATTGCTCGTTCCGTCTCGATTCGCCGCCGGACTCGCCCTGCAATGCGTACCGCCTCCTCCTCCGATCTCTCTCCCTCATCCCGGTCTCGCACTACCTCATCGCCGCCGCCATCTCCCTAATCACCTTCCTCTACAACTTCATCGAGTGCCATTTCCTTCAAGACCTCTTCTCCGGATTCGCCGGCGATCCCATCCACCTCACCTACCATCCCTCCTCGATAATCTACGAAGCCGTTGTCTCCAAGTGCCGCATCCTTCATGGCAG GTATTTGGCGACGCCGTGGTTGGCGAGTCCGCATGTTCAGACTTGTTTCTTGAATTTCTTCGGCAGGCCTCCGCGTTTCAGTTACAGAAG ACAACTGTTTAATACTCCTGATGGTGGAACCATAGCTTTGGACTGGTTAACAAGTTCTGATG TTTCTGGTGATGTTCTTCGTACGAACGATGTTTCTATAGATGAATCGACTCCCATCGTTGTAGTGATTCCTGGTCTAACAAGTGACTCTTCATCTGCT TATCTCAAACATCTTGCATATCATACAGCAAAGTGTGGATGGAACATAGTTATCAGTAACCACCGAGGACTGGGAGGCGTTTCAATCACG TCTGATTGTTTCTACAATGCTGGATGGACCGAGGATGTCCGCACGGTGGTTAAATATCTCCACAATGAACACCCCAGGACACCTTTGTTTCTTGTTGGTACTAGTATTGGAGCTAATGTTCTG gTAAAGTATCTTGGTGAGGAGGGTGAGAATCTTCCTGTAGCTGGGGCTGTAGCTATTTGCTCTCCTTGGGACCTTTTGGTTA GCGACAGATTTATAAGTCGTAGGCGTGTGCAAAAGTTTTATGATAGAGCACTTGCTTTTGGACTTAAAGGATATGCAAAACT GCACCAGCCTCATTTTTCTCGGCTTGCTAATTGGGAAGGGATAGAAAAG TCACTTTCTATCCGAGATTTTGATCACCATGCTACCCGCGTTGTTGGGAAATATGAG ACGGTCGATACCTACTATAGACGCTGCAGCAGTGCTAGTTATGTGCAATCTGTTTCGATTCCACTTCTCTGTATTAGTGCTCTGGATGATCCAGTTTGTACTAAGGAAGCTATTCCCTGGGATGAATGCAG GGCAAATAAGAATATTGTATTGGCTACTCCAAAGCATGGAGGACATCTGGCTTTCTTTGAAGGAATAACTGGATCTAGGCTGTG GTGGGTAAGAGCTACGAATGAATTCCTTGATGTGCTACATTCTAGCGAATATATGCACGTGCAGAAGAAG ATCTCTAAACCAAGCACACCATTGGTAACGTCGATTGATCAGGGACCTTATGTTAATGTTACGGATGACGGAATGGTGGCTGCATTGAACAATGAGCCAAGCACTGACAATGTAGAAGAATTACATGCAATACAAGAGGATAGTACTCATGGCAAGGTCCTGGAAGATAAAGTTAATGAAAAAGATGATCCTGTCGCTAATGCAAAGCGGGGAGGTTCCTCTAGCATGGCTCAAACGAGTAGCGCACACGACTCGGTACTAAATGATGTAATAACACCTTTCAAAACGTACCTAGGCCCGTTAACTCGACAAAGTCGATGGTCAACGTGGTTGCTTGTTTACATTGCCATTGCCACAAGTTGGCCATTGGTTGGTTCAGCCCTACAAATTGTGTTTGGGAAAAAGCTAAGGAAGACCTCAAGGGGTGGTTCGGTCAGAAGATAA
- the LOC112775978 gene encoding embryogenesis-associated protein EMB8 isoform X1 translates to MEWFGDCSFRLDSPPDSPCNAYRLLLRSLSLIPVSHYLIAAAISLITFLYNFIECHFLQDLFSGFAGDPIHLTYHPSSIIYEAVVSKCRILHGRYLATPWLASPHVQTCFLNFFGRPPRFSYRRQLFNTPDGGTIALDWLTSSDVSGDVLRTNDVSIDESTPIVVVIPGLTSDSSSAYLKHLAYHTAKCGWNIVISNHRGLGGVSITSDCFYNAGWTEDVRTVVKYLHNEHPRTPLFLVGTSIGANVLVKYLGEEGENLPVAGAVAICSPWDLLIGDRFISRRRVQKFYDRALAFGLKGYAKLHQPHFSRLANWEGIEKSLSIRDFDHHATRVVGKYETVDTYYRRCSSASYVQSVSIPLLCISALDDPVCTKEAIPWDECRANKNIVLATPKHGGHLAFFEGITGSRLWWVRATNEFLDVLHSSEYMHVQKKISKPSTPLVTSIDQGPYVNVTDDGMVAALNNEPSTDNVEELHAIQEDSTHGKVLEDKVNEKDDPVANAKRGGSSSMAQTSSAHDSVLNDVITPFKTYLGPLTRQSRWSTWLLVYIAIATSWPLVGSALQIVFGKKLRKTSRGGSVRR, encoded by the exons ATGGAGTGGTTCGGTGATTGCTCGTTCCGTCTCGATTCGCCGCCGGACTCGCCCTGCAATGCGTACCGCCTCCTCCTCCGATCTCTCTCCCTCATCCCGGTCTCGCACTACCTCATCGCCGCCGCCATCTCCCTAATCACCTTCCTCTACAACTTCATCGAGTGCCATTTCCTTCAAGACCTCTTCTCCGGATTCGCCGGCGATCCCATCCACCTCACCTACCATCCCTCCTCGATAATCTACGAAGCCGTTGTCTCCAAGTGCCGCATCCTTCATGGCAG GTATTTGGCGACGCCGTGGTTGGCGAGTCCGCATGTTCAGACTTGTTTCTTGAATTTCTTCGGCAGGCCTCCGCGTTTCAGTTACAGAAG ACAACTGTTTAATACTCCTGATGGTGGAACCATAGCTTTGGACTGGTTAACAAGTTCTGATG TTTCTGGTGATGTTCTTCGTACGAACGATGTTTCTATAGATGAATCGACTCCCATCGTTGTAGTGATTCCTGGTCTAACAAGTGACTCTTCATCTGCT TATCTCAAACATCTTGCATATCATACAGCAAAGTGTGGATGGAACATAGTTATCAGTAACCACCGAGGACTGGGAGGCGTTTCAATCACG TCTGATTGTTTCTACAATGCTGGATGGACCGAGGATGTCCGCACGGTGGTTAAATATCTCCACAATGAACACCCCAGGACACCTTTGTTTCTTGTTGGTACTAGTATTGGAGCTAATGTTCTG gTAAAGTATCTTGGTGAGGAGGGTGAGAATCTTCCTGTAGCTGGGGCTGTAGCTATTTGCTCTCCTTGGGACCTTTTG ATAGGCGACAGATTTATAAGTCGTAGGCGTGTGCAAAAGTTTTATGATAGAGCACTTGCTTTTGGACTTAAAGGATATGCAAAACT GCACCAGCCTCATTTTTCTCGGCTTGCTAATTGGGAAGGGATAGAAAAG TCACTTTCTATCCGAGATTTTGATCACCATGCTACCCGCGTTGTTGGGAAATATGAG ACGGTCGATACCTACTATAGACGCTGCAGCAGTGCTAGTTATGTGCAATCTGTTTCGATTCCACTTCTCTGTATTAGTGCTCTGGATGATCCAGTTTGTACTAAGGAAGCTATTCCCTGGGATGAATGCAG GGCAAATAAGAATATTGTATTGGCTACTCCAAAGCATGGAGGACATCTGGCTTTCTTTGAAGGAATAACTGGATCTAGGCTGTG GTGGGTAAGAGCTACGAATGAATTCCTTGATGTGCTACATTCTAGCGAATATATGCACGTGCAGAAGAAG ATCTCTAAACCAAGCACACCATTGGTAACGTCGATTGATCAGGGACCTTATGTTAATGTTACGGATGACGGAATGGTGGCTGCATTGAACAATGAGCCAAGCACTGACAATGTAGAAGAATTACATGCAATACAAGAGGATAGTACTCATGGCAAGGTCCTGGAAGATAAAGTTAATGAAAAAGATGATCCTGTCGCTAATGCAAAGCGGGGAGGTTCCTCTAGCATGGCTCAAACGAGTAGCGCACACGACTCGGTACTAAATGATGTAATAACACCTTTCAAAACGTACCTAGGCCCGTTAACTCGACAAAGTCGATGGTCAACGTGGTTGCTTGTTTACATTGCCATTGCCACAAGTTGGCCATTGGTTGGTTCAGCCCTACAAATTGTGTTTGGGAAAAAGCTAAGGAAGACCTCAAGGGGTGGTTCGGTCAGAAGATAA